A region of Numida meleagris isolate 19003 breed g44 Domestic line chromosome 26, NumMel1.0, whole genome shotgun sequence DNA encodes the following proteins:
- the DCAKD gene encoding dephospho-CoA kinase domain-containing protein isoform X2, which translates to MFLVGLSGGIASGKSTVVAVLRELGCAVIDADVIAREVVQPRLKAYQQIVRYFGPEILLESGEINREALGNIIFSHPEKRRLLNAITHPEIQKEMLKQVLKYFVLGYRFVILDIPLLFETKRLTRFMKRTVLVYCDPQTQLARLMKRNGLSQAEAEARIASQLPLDEKRRMATHVIDNSGDRESTRQQLFSKGLDFQV; encoded by the exons ATGTTCCTGGTCGGGCTCTCGGGTGGAATCGCGTCGGGGAAGAGCACGGTGGTGGCCGTACTCCGGGAACTGGGCTGTGCCGTGATTGATGCTGATGTTATTGCCAGAGAGG TGGTGCAGCCCCGCCTGAAGGCCTATCAGCAGATCGTGCGTTACTTCGGCCCCGAGATCCTCTTGGAGAGCGGAGAGATCAATCGTGAGGCGCTGGGAAACATCATCTTCTCCCACCCGGAGAAACGGCGGCTGCTGAACGCCATCACCCACCCCGAGATCCAGAAGGAGATGCTGAAGCAAGTCTTGAAGTACTTTGTGCTAG GCTACCGCTTTGTGATCCTCGACATCCCTCTGCTCTTCGAGACCAAGAGGTTGACCAGGTTCATGAAACGCACCGTCCTGGTTTACTG TGACCCGCAGACCCAGCTGGCGCGCCTGATGAAGAGGAACGGGCTGTCCCAGGCTGAGGCCGAAGCACGCATCGCCTCGCAGCTGCCGCTGGATGAGAAGCGCAGGATGGCCACTCACGTCATCGACAACTCCGGCGACCGCGAGAGCACGCGCCAGCAG ttgttttccaAAGGCCTGGATTTCCAGGTTTGA
- the DCAKD gene encoding dephospho-CoA kinase domain-containing protein isoform X1, translated as MFLVGLSGGIASGKSTVVAVLRELGCAVIDADVIAREVVQPRLKAYQQIVRYFGPEILLESGEINREALGNIIFSHPEKRRLLNAITHPEIQKEMLKQVLKYFVLGYRFVILDIPLLFETKRLTRFMKRTVLVYCDPQTQLARLMKRNGLSQAEAEARIASQLPLDEKRRMATHVIDNSGDRESTRQQVLRLHARLEGSLDFIWARLAVGTAVAVLGGLLYLLLQRFIS; from the exons ATGTTCCTGGTCGGGCTCTCGGGTGGAATCGCGTCGGGGAAGAGCACGGTGGTGGCCGTACTCCGGGAACTGGGCTGTGCCGTGATTGATGCTGATGTTATTGCCAGAGAGG TGGTGCAGCCCCGCCTGAAGGCCTATCAGCAGATCGTGCGTTACTTCGGCCCCGAGATCCTCTTGGAGAGCGGAGAGATCAATCGTGAGGCGCTGGGAAACATCATCTTCTCCCACCCGGAGAAACGGCGGCTGCTGAACGCCATCACCCACCCCGAGATCCAGAAGGAGATGCTGAAGCAAGTCTTGAAGTACTTTGTGCTAG GCTACCGCTTTGTGATCCTCGACATCCCTCTGCTCTTCGAGACCAAGAGGTTGACCAGGTTCATGAAACGCACCGTCCTGGTTTACTG TGACCCGCAGACCCAGCTGGCGCGCCTGATGAAGAGGAACGGGCTGTCCCAGGCTGAGGCCGAAGCACGCATCGCCTCGCAGCTGCCGCTGGATGAGAAGCGCAGGATGGCCACTCACGTCATCGACAACTCCGGCGACCGCGAGAGCACGCGCCAGCAGGTGCTGAGGCTGCATGCAAGGCTGGAGGGTTCCCTGGACTTCATCTGGGCACGGCTGGCGGTGGGAACGGCCGTGGCCGTGCTCGGAGGGCTGCTGTACCTCCTCCTCCAGCGTTTCATCTCTTAA